CTTCAATATTTTAAATATTGGACGCTATAAACTAGCACTTGGAGCCATTGGAGGAAGTAAACGAGTTTTAGAACTTTCAGCACAATATGCAAATCAACGTCATCAGTTTAAACAGCCTTTATCGAATTTTACACTTATTCAAGAAAAACTAGCGAACATGGCAACGAAGTTATATGCAATGGAAAGCTCTGTCTATCGTACTGTCGGTTTATTTGAAGAGCGAATGAGCAAATTATCTTCTGAAGAAGTGAAAGATGGAAGGGCGGTTGCGGCCTCTATCGCCGAATATGCGATTGAATGCTCATTAAACAAAGTATTTGGTTCGGAAACATTGGATTATATTGCTGATGAAGGTGTTCAAATACATGGCGGATACGGATATATGATGGAATATGAAGTGGAAAGAGCATACCGCGATTCACGAATTAATCGTATATTTGAAGGTACAAACGAAATTAACCGTTTGCTCGTTCCTGGAACGTATTTACGGAAAGCGATGAAAGGAGAACTTCCATTATTCCAAAAAGCTCAGGCGCTTCAGGAAGAATTGATGATGATGATTCCAGAGGAAGTAGGGGAAGGAACGCTTGAACAAGAAAAATATTTACTGAAAAATGCGAAAAAAATTGCGTTAATGATCGCTGGCCTTGCTGCACAAAAATATGCTCAATCCCTTCAAAAAGAACAAGAGCTATTAGTGAACATTGCGGATATCGTAAGCAATGTATATGCAATGGAATCAGCGATTTTACGTACAGAAAAGTCGATTGCAAAATCTGGAGAAGAGAAAAACAAACAGAAGCTTTACTACACACAAGTTTTCTGTCAAGAAGCGTTTTATGCAATTGAAAATGATGCAAAAGAGTCGCTTGTAGCGCTTGAACAAGGTGACGGCCTCCGCATGATGTTATCATCATTACGTAAATTGACGAGACATACTCCTATGAATGTTATTGAAAAGAAACGTGAGATTGCCAAACAAATTATCGAGGAAGAACGCTATATTGTGTAGTCACGAAATATCCTAATCCTCTTTGGGTTAGGATTTTTTTGTAATGTATGAAAATTAATATTTTTAGTCTGTTTTTGCAAGCTTGTTGCTTTTCGATTGTCAATGAACCAAACAAAGCAACGTGATCGGACAAATCACATTTGTCCGATCATCGACTTTTGTCGGTTTACGTCACGCTTTAGCGTGACATAGCAAGCGTATCGATTGCCTGACAGTCGAAAAGCTATAGTATAGTAAAGCAATGTTTACAATCATCATAATGAAAAGAGGCTTTGTTGAAGATCATGTTCATTTGATAACGTAGAAATTTTAAAAAAAAAATAAAACGATCTGTTATGCTTGAAAAAGTAATTATGATAAAATATGAATAAGCAGAAAAATTACAGGTGGTGGATTTAGTGGCATTAACGTTTTATTGGTACCCAAAATGTGGGACATGCCGTAAAGCGAAAAAATGGCTTGAGGGGCATGGAGTTGATTTTCAAGAAGTACATATTGTGGAAAATCCCCCAACTAAAGATGAATTAAAGGATTTATTTCATAAAAGCGGATTAGAAGTCAAACAGTTTTTTAATACGAGTGGGCATAAATATCGTGAATTAAGGTTAAAAGATAAAGTAAAAACAGCTTCTGAAGATGAGCTGTTAGAACTATTAGCGTCGGATGGAATGTTGTTAAAACGCCCAATTTTGACAGATGGAAATAAAGTAACGGTTGGATTTAAAGAAGAACAATTCGAACAAACTTGGCTGAAATTAGAAAAAGATTTTTAAAATCTTTCAGTTTAAAGACAAAATCTATATAAAAGGTTTTGTCAGACTGAGTCTGAGAGATTTTTTAAATTTTTTTCAAAAAAAATAATGAATATTTATGTGGAGGGAATAAAAAATGAACACACCAAAAGAGCTGCGCTATTCGGAAGAACATGAATGGGTTAAAGTTGAAGGTGACAAGGTTCGAGTAGGGATAACAGATTTTGCTCAATCAGAATTAGGGGATATCGTTTTTGTCGAACTCCCAGAAGTAGGCGATGAGATTGTAGCAAATGAACCATTCGGAAGTGTTGAATCAGTAAAAACCGTATCTGAATTATATGCACCAATTAGCGGTAAAGTTGTTGAAGTGAATGAGGATTTAAATGATAATCCAGAATATGTAAATGAATCACCATATGAAAAAGCGTGGATGATTGTTGTTGAACCGAATGATATTCATGAAGTAGACAATCTTATGACTGCTGAACAATACGAAGAGATGGTTAAAGAAGATTAATTTGAACCAAAACATCCTTTCTCGTTATTTTTGAGAAGGGTGTTTTTATTTATAGTAGGATGGCCTTTCTATTTAAATAAAATCGATGAAAAAAGGAAAACAACCTTTATTACACGAATATACTATATGAAAAGTGTATAATGTGAAACAGGTGATGATGATGGCAGTCATGGATGTTGATAAGGTCATTATCGTTGAAGGGAAGTCTGATAAACGAAAAGTGGAAACGGTGATTAATGAACCTGTTGAAATTATTTGCACAAATGGAACGTTAAGTCTGTCTAAATTAGACGAATTAGTAGAAAATTTATATTTTAAAGAAGTTTACGTATTGGTAGATGCAGATGAAGCTGGAGAGAAATTACGAAAACAATTTAAGCGGGAGTTTCCAGAAGCATCTCATTTATACATTGATAAAATGTATCGGGAAGTGGCTGCTGCACCCGATCAGCATATTGCTTCTGTTTTGTTAAGCGCAAATATTGACGTGCAAACAAAATTTTTATAATAAAGAGGTGCTATATTTAGTAACGATGATTGAGATAACGGATGAACAACTGAAAACGATTGAGAAAGAAGATCAACTTTTTCTCTACTTATACACCCCTCTTTGTGGTACATGTCAATTAGCGAAAAAAATGTTAACGATTGTTGAGGAAGCAATCCCTACCCTTCATATTTATATGAAGGATTTAAATTATGCACCAACTTTTGCGGAAAAATGGGAGATTGGAAGTGTTCCTTGCTTATTAATATTTAAGCATGGGAAATTAGTTTTAAAAAAGTATGCGTTTCATTCCCTTGAACATATTTATGAAACGTTAAAAGAATATGCCGCTTAAATCAGCATTTGCTCGACGAGCCGCCAATTTGGCGGCTTTTTATATGTCTTGGTTTTTTCTTTATTTCTTGGGAAATATGTCATTTCAAAGCATAAAAAGTCGATAAGTAATAGGAGGAAGGGAGTAACAAGAAAAGAATTAGTCAAAGGAAAAGAAGGGTAGGAGTGATGAGATATGCTTGAATTGTTAACAAACAAGGTGAATTCCTGCGATCTAATCAAGCCCTTGCTTCCTAAAGAGCCGATATTTATTTCCTTTCAAGGAAGTGAAGGTAAATGCTGTCACTATGTATTAAATTTTAAAGGATTACAGCCACTAAAGGAAATTCCTGAAATATTACACGTTAAAATAGTAGGAAATTCTGAACAATTACAGGAACTGATCAAAGGAGAGCTGCGGCTCCAACAACTGATGAAGTTAAATGCTTTAAAGGTGGAAGGAAAGTTTCGAGACATCTTAAAAATTGAAGCGATGATTTCTTTATCTGTAAGTTCAGAAAATTCGTTGACTTCGGACAATATATAATATAAGATTTTTATAATCTCGAATGTAAACATATGAACTGAAGAGGAGGAAGTAAAGATGGGAGAACAATCCTATCGTTTAGAGACTATCAGTATACATGGTGGTTTAAAAAAAGATTCAAGGACAGGGGCAAGGGCTGTTCCGATTTATCAATCAAATGCATATTTATTT
This sequence is a window from Bacillus alveayuensis. Protein-coding genes within it:
- a CDS encoding alkylation response protein AidB-like acyl-CoA dehydrogenase (product_source=COG1960; cath_funfam=1.10.540.10,1.20.140.10,2.40.110.10; cog=COG1960; pfam=PF00441,PF02770,PF02771; superfamily=47203,56645; transmembrane_helix_parts=Inside_1_105,TMhelix_106_128,Outside_129_594); this translates as MANKTDSYIKGGSFILDDVTYDQVFTPEDFTEEQKMIGKTTEDFVVNEVVPHIDELENQQFDISIKLLKKAGELGLLGADIPEEYGGLGLDKVSSALIAEKFSRAGGFSVTFGAHVGIGTLPIVLFGTEEQKKKYLPKLATGEKIAAYALTEPGSGSDALGAKTTAKLNAEGTHYILNGEKQWITNSGFADVFVVYAKIDGEHFTAFIVERDFPGVSTGPEEKKMGIKSSSTRTLILEDVHVPKENVLGEIGKGHVIAFNILNIGRYKLALGAIGGSKRVLELSAQYANQRHQFKQPLSNFTLIQEKLANMATKLYAMESSVYRTVGLFEERMSKLSSEEVKDGRAVAASIAEYAIECSLNKVFGSETLDYIADEGVQIHGGYGYMMEYEVERAYRDSRINRIFEGTNEINRLLVPGTYLRKAMKGELPLFQKAQALQEELMMMIPEEVGEGTLEQEKYLLKNAKKIALMIAGLAAQKYAQSLQKEQELLVNIADIVSNVYAMESAILRTEKSIAKSGEEKNKQKLYYTQVFCQEAFYAIENDAKESLVALEQGDGLRMMLSSLRKLTRHTPMNVIEKKREIAKQIIEEERYIV
- a CDS encoding arsenate reductase (product_source=KO:K00537; cath_funfam=3.40.30.10; cog=COG1393; ko=KO:K00537; pfam=PF03960; superfamily=52833; tigrfam=TIGR01617); translated protein: MALTFYWYPKCGTCRKAKKWLEGHGVDFQEVHIVENPPTKDELKDLFHKSGLEVKQFFNTSGHKYRELRLKDKVKTASEDELLELLASDGMLLKRPILTDGNKVTVGFKEEQFEQTWLKLEKDF
- a CDS encoding glycine cleavage system H protein (product_source=KO:K02437; cath_funfam=2.40.50.100; cog=COG0509; ko=KO:K02437; pfam=PF01597; superfamily=51230; tigrfam=TIGR00527), translated to MNTPKELRYSEEHEWVKVEGDKVRVGITDFAQSELGDIVFVELPEVGDEIVANEPFGSVESVKTVSELYAPISGKVVEVNEDLNDNPEYVNESPYEKAWMIVVEPNDIHEVDNLMTAEQYEEMVKED
- a CDS encoding toprim domain protein (product_source=KO:K07476; cath_funfam=3.40.1360.10; cog=COG1658; ko=KO:K07476; pfam=PF01751; superfamily=110455) → MAVMDVDKVIIVEGKSDKRKVETVINEPVEIICTNGTLSLSKLDELVENLYFKEVYVLVDADEAGEKLRKQFKREFPEASHLYIDKMYREVAAAPDQHIASVLLSANIDVQTKFL
- a CDS encoding thiol-disulfide isomerase/thioredoxin (product_source=COG0526; cath_funfam=3.40.30.10; cog=COG0526; pfam=PF00085; superfamily=52833), producing MIEITDEQLKTIEKEDQLFLYLYTPLCGTCQLAKKMLTIVEEAIPTLHIYMKDLNYAPTFAEKWEIGSVPCLLIFKHGKLVLKKYAFHSLEHIYETLKEYAA
- a CDS encoding putative sterol carrier protein (product_source=COG3255; cath_funfam=3.30.1050.10; cog=COG3255; superfamily=55718) gives rise to the protein MLELLTNKVNSCDLIKPLLPKEPIFISFQGSEGKCCHYVLNFKGLQPLKEIPEILHVKIVGNSEQLQELIKGELRLQQLMKLNALKVEGKFRDILKIEAMISLSVSSENSLTSDNI